A genomic stretch from Desulfotignum balticum DSM 7044 includes:
- a CDS encoding DUF3450 domain-containing protein, protein MRMRRQKGTVRRKVFPAVVVLLMWFLVSGPAMADTAAVVETHVATSIDVRQASQKEQEQWDAQRAELAAEYDRLTAENEILEAENKRMSDTSTALGQVIDQLEQEKTQTRQVREELLPFLAKVQEDLTRFVAEDVPFLPEERRTRLEKLAVLMDDPEVAVAEKFRKTMEALGIEAEYGNTIEVYHDRILLGDRRVSGQIFRLGRISLYSLSLDGQEAAVFDVGEQQWRRLDDRFVPEVAAAVEIALKRRTAGILDLPLGRLATP, encoded by the coding sequence ATGAGGATGAGAAGGCAAAAAGGGACTGTCAGGCGGAAGGTGTTTCCGGCCGTGGTGGTGTTGCTGATGTGGTTCCTTGTTTCGGGACCGGCGATGGCGGATACTGCCGCAGTCGTGGAAACGCATGTGGCAACATCCATCGATGTGCGCCAGGCATCCCAGAAGGAGCAGGAACAATGGGATGCCCAAAGGGCGGAACTGGCAGCCGAGTATGACCGGCTCACGGCGGAAAATGAGATCCTGGAAGCTGAAAACAAACGCATGTCGGACACATCAACCGCACTCGGGCAGGTGATTGACCAGCTGGAACAGGAAAAAACGCAGACCCGGCAGGTCCGGGAGGAACTGCTGCCGTTTCTGGCCAAGGTGCAGGAAGATCTGACCCGGTTTGTGGCCGAGGATGTTCCCTTTCTGCCGGAAGAGCGCCGCACTCGTCTGGAAAAACTGGCCGTTCTCATGGATGATCCCGAGGTGGCGGTGGCGGAAAAATTCCGCAAGACCATGGAAGCATTGGGCATCGAGGCGGAGTACGGCAATACCATCGAGGTGTATCATGACCGCATCCTGCTGGGGGACCGCCGGGTGTCCGGGCAGATTTTCCGGCTGGGGCGCATCAGCCTGTATTCTCTGTCCCTGGACGGACAGGAAGCGGCTGTGTTCGATGTGGGGGAGCAGCAGTGGCGCCGTCTGGATGACAGGTTTGTCCCGGAGGTGGCGGCAGCCGTGGAGATTGCTTTGAAACGGCGGACCGCCGGGATTCTGGATCTGCCCCTGGGCCGGCTGGCAACCCCGTGA
- a CDS encoding MotA/TolQ/ExbB proton channel family protein: MNNMNLIQRTLGVLLVCLICLGPAGALAKDMRQSFAVQAENRARMEEKARQELARARAEAQERTRQIKQDKEALTAAIQDLKNRNKVLEKDNQELAQRVQDRQAVRKTLLEELALSRAENRELSGFIRSAAKDLEALLIQSPQSALSENRHRFLAPVIHEDRFPSMADIRAMADAWLHEIFASGQVRTVPGTIIDRQGLEQETRILMLGNFTGIYVLESADAREPEVGFLLYSDASQRFFALSRLPEAGTVGRIQAYLAGKRPDVPVDISRGTALRQYTLELDLADQIPKGGPIVWPILGILGLALVILLERLVFFFRKQMKSEPFMDQLRSLVAGGDWEGCEALCRSRKNKWIPRILLTALAFRDHSRQDMENALQEAILGEIPAIERFVSTLGMLAAIAPLLGLLGTVTGMINTFHVITYYGAGDPKMMSGGISEALVTTMLGLTVAIPIMLFHTLLSRRVETQIGQMEEKAVAFVNMVFKARNDCRP; this comes from the coding sequence ATGAACAACATGAATTTGATACAGCGGACACTGGGGGTGCTGCTGGTCTGTCTCATCTGCCTGGGTCCGGCCGGAGCCCTGGCAAAGGATATGCGCCAGTCCTTTGCCGTGCAGGCGGAAAATCGCGCCCGGATGGAAGAAAAAGCCCGGCAGGAACTGGCCCGGGCCCGAGCCGAGGCACAGGAGCGGACCCGGCAGATCAAACAGGATAAAGAGGCCCTGACCGCAGCCATCCAAGACCTCAAAAACCGGAACAAAGTCCTGGAAAAAGATAACCAGGAACTGGCACAGCGGGTCCAGGACCGGCAGGCGGTCAGAAAGACCCTGCTGGAAGAACTGGCCCTGTCCCGGGCGGAGAACCGGGAATTGTCCGGATTTATCCGCAGTGCAGCCAAGGACCTGGAAGCGCTGCTGATACAAAGTCCCCAGAGTGCCCTGTCCGAGAACCGCCACAGGTTCCTGGCCCCGGTGATCCATGAGGACCGGTTTCCCTCCATGGCGGACATCCGTGCCATGGCCGATGCCTGGCTTCATGAAATCTTTGCCTCAGGTCAGGTCCGGACCGTGCCCGGCACCATCATTGATCGTCAGGGCCTGGAACAGGAGACCCGGATTCTGATGCTGGGCAATTTTACCGGGATCTATGTGCTCGAATCCGCCGATGCCCGGGAGCCGGAGGTTGGATTTTTGCTGTATTCCGATGCCAGCCAGCGGTTTTTTGCCCTGTCCCGGCTGCCGGAGGCCGGCACCGTGGGCCGGATACAGGCGTATCTGGCCGGGAAGCGCCCGGATGTGCCCGTGGACATCTCCCGGGGCACGGCCCTGCGCCAATACACCCTGGAGCTGGATCTGGCAGACCAGATTCCCAAAGGAGGTCCCATTGTGTGGCCCATCCTGGGCATCCTGGGACTGGCCCTGGTCATCCTGCTGGAGCGGCTGGTGTTTTTCTTCCGCAAACAGATGAAATCCGAGCCGTTCATGGACCAACTCCGGTCCCTGGTGGCCGGCGGGGACTGGGAGGGGTGCGAGGCCCTGTGCCGGTCCCGGAAAAACAAATGGATTCCCAGGATTCTGCTCACGGCCCTGGCATTCCGGGATCACTCCCGCCAGGATATGGAAAATGCCCTGCAAGAGGCGATCCTCGGGGAGATTCCAGCCATTGAGCGGTTCGTGTCCACCCTGGGTATGCTGGCGGCCATCGCCCCGCTGCTGGGGCTGCTGGGCACGGTCACCGGCATGATCAATACCTTTCATGTGATCACCTATTACGGGGCCGGAGACCCAAAGATGATGTCCGGCGGGATTTCCGAGGCCCTGGTCACTACCATGCTGGGGCTGACCGTGGCCATCCCGATCATGCTGTTCCATACCCTGCTGTCCCGGCGGGTGGAAACCCAGATCGGTCAGATGGAGGAAAAAGCCGTGGCGTTCGTGAACATGGTGTTCAAAGCCAGAAACGATTGCAGGCCTTAA
- a CDS encoding MotA/TolQ/ExbB proton channel family protein — protein MLENEFFAGMLPLFDNLAAYIRSGGLVMVPILAVSLVMWVLIFNRVWFMRTLYVKNISRTRAGELVRLNQRPADRYKGANSLLVREFLARRTRDSDLDGYILDETVMGICTSLDRYLAAIRVLSAVAPLLGLLGTVVGMMHTFEVITVFGTGNARAMAGGISVALITTQTGLMVAIPGLYMAGWLTRRSRNLKNRISATGIYLRRFI, from the coding sequence ATGCTGGAAAATGAGTTTTTTGCAGGGATGCTGCCGCTGTTTGATAACCTGGCCGCCTATATCCGGTCCGGAGGATTGGTCATGGTGCCCATTCTGGCGGTGTCCCTGGTGATGTGGGTGCTGATTTTCAACCGGGTCTGGTTCATGCGCACCCTGTATGTGAAAAATATTTCCCGAACCCGGGCCGGGGAGCTGGTGCGGCTGAACCAACGGCCGGCAGACCGGTACAAAGGGGCCAACAGCCTTCTGGTCCGGGAGTTTCTGGCCAGGCGTACCCGGGACAGTGATCTGGACGGGTATATTCTGGATGAGACCGTGATGGGGATATGCACTTCTCTGGACCGGTACCTGGCCGCCATCCGGGTGTTGTCGGCCGTGGCCCCGCTGCTGGGGCTGCTGGGTACGGTGGTGGGCATGATGCACACCTTTGAGGTGATCACGGTGTTCGGCACGGGCAATGCCCGTGCCATGGCCGGCGGGATTTCCGTGGCCCTGATCACCACCCAGACCGGGCTGATGGTGGCCATTCCCGGGCTTTACATGGCCGGGTGGCTCACCCGGCGGTCCCGGAACCTGAAAAACCGGATTTCCGCCACAGGCATCTACCTGCGGCGGTTCATATAA
- a CDS encoding ExbD/TolR family protein has product MLNISAARRAQKQTLELNIAPLIDMVFILLIFFLVTTSFVRETGVDISRPTATTAVTTAPNTILIGVTKEGTVHLDRREIDVRAVRANVERAMAENPDAAVVIVADKDSTTGRVIEVMDACKLAGAENVAIAAGLPGGE; this is encoded by the coding sequence ATGCTCAATATATCTGCAGCCAGGCGGGCCCAGAAACAGACCCTGGAACTGAACATTGCCCCGCTCATCGACATGGTGTTCATTCTGCTGATTTTTTTCCTGGTGACCACCTCGTTTGTCAGGGAAACCGGGGTGGATATTTCCCGGCCCACGGCAACCACGGCCGTGACCACGGCTCCCAACACCATTCTCATCGGTGTGACCAAAGAAGGAACGGTCCACCTGGACCGCCGGGAGATCGATGTGCGGGCCGTTCGGGCCAATGTGGAACGGGCCATGGCGGAAAATCCCGATGCCGCCGTGGTGATTGTGGCGGACAAGGACAGCACCACCGGGCGGGTGATCGAGGTCATGGATGCCTGCAAACTGGCCGGGGCTGAAAACGTGGCCATTGCGGCCGGCCTGCCGGGAGGGGAATAA
- a CDS encoding energy transducer TonB, translating into MALKDSIPGRSGPGIWAGWILAMVLSAALNLFLFAVMPEMIRAVPENLEKHEPVQAIQVVRVKRPEPPPEKQKSPEPEPPKPQKTAAPKPVQKKMPRPPAPKPSLPFALNPKLPPMAHSLEMPPLETFSVDAPQLKDRYLAHELDAGLIPLAKVAPVYPLHATRRGIEGKVRVQFLVTADGRVADIKILAAEPEKVFDQSVIDCVSRWRFQPGRVQGIPVAALAQTTIKFQLE; encoded by the coding sequence GTGGCCCTGAAAGATTCTATACCGGGCCGGTCCGGTCCGGGGATCTGGGCCGGCTGGATCCTGGCAATGGTGCTGTCCGCTGCCCTGAACCTGTTTTTGTTTGCCGTGATGCCCGAGATGATCCGGGCCGTGCCCGAGAATCTGGAAAAGCACGAACCGGTTCAGGCCATTCAGGTAGTGCGGGTCAAGCGGCCCGAACCCCCGCCCGAAAAACAGAAATCCCCGGAACCGGAGCCGCCGAAACCGCAGAAAACGGCGGCCCCCAAACCGGTGCAGAAAAAGATGCCCAGGCCGCCGGCCCCGAAACCGTCCCTGCCCTTTGCCCTGAACCCGAAGCTGCCCCCCATGGCCCATTCCCTGGAGATGCCGCCTCTGGAAACCTTTTCAGTGGATGCGCCCCAGCTCAAGGACCGGTACCTGGCCCATGAACTGGATGCCGGCCTGATCCCTTTGGCCAAGGTGGCACCGGTGTATCCGCTGCATGCGACCCGGCGGGGCATCGAAGGAAAGGTGCGGGTACAGTTTCTGGTCACTGCCGATGGAAGGGTGGCAGATATCAAAATTCTGGCGGCTGAGCCTGAAAAAGTGTTCGACCAGAGTGTCATCGACTGTGTGTCCCGGTGGCGGTTCCAGCCCGGCCGGGTGCAGGGGATCCCGGTGGCAGCCCTGGCACAGACCACCATCAAATTTCAACTGGAGTAG
- a CDS encoding tetratricopeptide repeat protein, with the protein MTRHILQTNGKNRCCRQVWLMLVMILVLIVTGSPRTLAAKENMSLSAGMAVNKAQSLMAEEKPDQALGVLTRYSEKQAGNVHFYIDFLTGFCHTELGQTGLAAAAFQQAVEKQPDLTEAWLNLARCRYEQGQMVEAARAFEKGYDTSEENQPVHLFYASACHFQAGRPDSALTVFEQLMAAHPDAVTLEWKQTLVNILFALEKFRKALPWLEELAAETQGDTRRQWQEMLLYQYLSLEMKKKALAYARYLTRTHPEDPGWWKALAHVHLTDNRFEKALAAMLSYSYLTPLTREEMRLVADLYLSCNIPLSAARQYEAWLEQHGDTLSQKQVLESIKTISRAWLSAGNQDQALAWAKKGLAKTSDKELLHIKAYVLAHQEHLPVKQ; encoded by the coding sequence ATGACCCGACACATCCTGCAGACTAACGGAAAAAACCGGTGTTGCCGGCAGGTGTGGCTGATGTTGGTGATGATCCTGGTACTGATTGTCACAGGATCGCCGCGAACTCTGGCAGCAAAAGAAAACATGTCCCTGTCCGCCGGCATGGCGGTGAACAAGGCCCAGTCCCTGATGGCGGAAGAAAAACCGGACCAGGCCCTGGGAGTGTTGACCCGGTATTCAGAAAAGCAGGCAGGAAATGTTCATTTTTATATCGATTTTCTGACCGGCTTCTGTCACACCGAACTGGGGCAGACCGGCCTTGCTGCAGCGGCATTTCAGCAGGCCGTGGAAAAACAGCCGGACCTGACCGAGGCCTGGCTCAACCTGGCCCGGTGCCGGTATGAACAGGGGCAGATGGTCGAGGCAGCCCGGGCCTTTGAAAAAGGGTATGATACCAGCGAAGAAAATCAGCCCGTCCATCTGTTTTATGCATCTGCCTGCCATTTCCAGGCCGGCCGGCCGGATTCTGCCCTGACCGTGTTTGAGCAACTCATGGCTGCCCATCCCGACGCGGTCACCCTGGAATGGAAACAGACCCTGGTCAATATCCTGTTTGCCCTGGAAAAATTTCGAAAAGCCCTGCCGTGGCTGGAAGAGCTGGCCGCCGAGACCCAAGGGGACACCCGGCGGCAGTGGCAGGAGATGCTGCTGTATCAGTACCTGTCTTTGGAGATGAAAAAAAAGGCCCTGGCATATGCCCGGTATCTCACCCGCACCCATCCGGAAGACCCGGGCTGGTGGAAGGCCCTGGCCCATGTGCACCTGACGGACAACCGGTTTGAAAAGGCCCTGGCCGCAATGCTGAGCTATTCCTATCTGACCCCCCTGACCCGGGAGGAGATGCGGCTTGTGGCAGATCTGTATCTGTCCTGTAATATCCCGCTGTCAGCCGCCCGGCAGTATGAAGCCTGGCTGGAGCAGCACGGGGACACCTTGTCTCAAAAACAGGTCCTGGAAAGTATCAAGACCATCTCCCGGGCCTGGCTGTCTGCCGGAAATCAGGATCAGGCCCTGGCCTGGGCAAAAAAAGGTCTGGCAAAAACATCTGACAAAGAACTTTTGCACATCAAAGCCTATGTGCTGGCACATCAGGAACATCTGCCAGTTAAGCAATAA
- a CDS encoding ubiquinone/menaquinone biosynthesis methyltransferase codes for MRKQNQDRTLETPAPGKKKKITQYFDAIGQRYDLADTLMSFGLHFSWRKNSLRQLDIKAGYRILDLCGGAGEFARRIAGTGTKGLPVVCDLSRTMLATGKNKSTGPARQNRIQWVQSDAEQLGFADNAFDAVIVGYGIRNLENLHHGLQEMHRVLIPGGTLVIMEFSIPQNRWLRTLYHWYSFKIMPTFGKVITGEKAPFIYLAESIRCFPAPERVQRILESAGFIRVTFQRLSNGLVTVYSATKQNNIFTSKLPA; via the coding sequence ATGAGAAAACAAAACCAAGATCGAACACTGGAAACCCCGGCGCCCGGTAAAAAAAAGAAAATCACACAATACTTTGATGCCATCGGTCAACGATATGACCTTGCAGACACCCTCATGAGCTTTGGTCTTCATTTTTCCTGGCGCAAAAACAGCCTGAGGCAACTGGACATCAAGGCAGGATACCGCATCCTTGATCTTTGCGGCGGGGCCGGAGAGTTCGCCCGCCGGATAGCCGGCACCGGAACAAAAGGACTGCCCGTGGTCTGCGATCTGAGCCGCACCATGCTGGCAACCGGGAAAAACAAAAGCACCGGACCTGCACGGCAAAACCGAATCCAGTGGGTCCAGTCAGACGCAGAACAACTCGGGTTTGCAGACAACGCGTTTGATGCCGTTATCGTGGGCTACGGCATCCGAAACCTGGAAAATCTCCACCACGGATTGCAGGAGATGCACCGGGTGTTGATTCCCGGTGGTACACTTGTCATCATGGAGTTCTCCATCCCGCAAAACCGCTGGCTCAGAACCCTCTACCACTGGTATTCTTTCAAAATCATGCCGACCTTCGGCAAGGTGATCACCGGTGAAAAAGCACCATTTATATACCTTGCCGAATCCATCCGGTGTTTTCCTGCCCCGGAAAGGGTGCAGAGAATACTTGAATCCGCAGGATTTATCCGGGTGACCTTTCAGCGGCTTTCCAACGGCCTTGTCACGGTCTATTCAGCAACAAAACAAAATAATATTTTTACGTCAAAATTACCTGCCTGA
- a CDS encoding SDR family oxidoreductase, whose product MNGGHIRATIDDISGKRQSKSTRILLTGATGFLGIHLAQLFIKKGVTLFILARPMDECSSKERVYKLLDWLDPDWNQSRVHIVPGDLNCSDLGLCPADYHQLASSVDEIIHCASDTSFSERKRPQIEKANIENLHHLLDFAANSRCCFFHFISTAYVAGKRRGSCPEALVETRTFFNVYEETKYRAEKTAVKRCSEEGIRLNIYRPSIVYGNSCTGKTLRFNAMYYPVKMLVFLKNLYHKNAEEQTSDGAEKMGISFDPDGTTHMPIRIEAEASRGINLIPVDFFTAAFFAIMESAIDGDIFHITNDNITPVSEIINYTQRYFHITGIQAVRPEDFPSESRNSLEILFGRYTQIYRPYMKDERIFDSGKAAAILKATGISCPVFDYRIFSTCMQYAEAANWGNPA is encoded by the coding sequence TTGAATGGAGGACATATCAGAGCAACCATTGATGACATATCCGGCAAACGTCAGTCGAAAAGCACCCGCATCCTGCTGACCGGGGCCACGGGTTTTCTGGGTATCCATCTGGCCCAGCTGTTTATCAAAAAAGGGGTTACCCTCTTTATACTGGCCAGACCCATGGACGAGTGTTCATCCAAAGAACGGGTCTATAAATTGTTGGACTGGCTGGACCCGGACTGGAATCAGTCCCGTGTTCACATAGTACCCGGAGATTTGAACTGTTCCGATCTTGGCCTGTGCCCGGCCGATTATCACCAGCTGGCCTCTTCAGTGGACGAAATTATCCATTGTGCTTCCGACACTTCCTTTTCAGAACGAAAACGCCCGCAGATTGAAAAAGCAAATATTGAGAATCTCCATCACCTGCTTGACTTTGCAGCGAACAGCAGGTGCTGTTTTTTTCATTTTATCAGTACTGCCTACGTGGCAGGAAAAAGACGCGGATCATGCCCTGAAGCACTGGTAGAAACCCGAACATTTTTCAATGTGTATGAAGAAACCAAGTACCGTGCTGAAAAAACAGCCGTAAAACGTTGCAGTGAAGAAGGCATTCGCCTGAATATTTATCGGCCGTCCATCGTGTACGGCAATTCCTGCACCGGCAAAACACTGCGATTCAACGCCATGTATTATCCCGTGAAAATGCTGGTGTTTTTAAAAAATCTGTATCACAAGAATGCAGAAGAACAGACATCGGACGGCGCCGAAAAGATGGGGATCTCTTTTGACCCCGACGGTACAACCCATATGCCCATCAGAATCGAAGCTGAAGCATCCCGGGGAATCAATCTAATTCCTGTGGATTTTTTTACCGCCGCGTTTTTTGCCATCATGGAATCAGCCATTGACGGGGATATATTCCACATCACCAATGACAACATCACACCGGTTTCAGAAATCATAAACTACACCCAGCGGTATTTTCATATAACAGGGATACAGGCCGTGCGGCCGGAGGATTTTCCATCTGAATCACGAAACAGCCTGGAGATCCTGTTTGGCCGCTACACCCAGATCTACAGGCCTTACATGAAAGACGAACGCATTTTCGACAGTGGCAAAGCCGCCGCCATTCTGAAAGCAACCGGCATATCCTGCCCGGTGTTTGATTACCGCATTTTTTCCACATGCATGCAATATGCTGAGGCGGCAAACTGGGGAAATCCTGCGTAA
- a CDS encoding FAD-binding oxidoreductase, with amino-acid sequence MTGNADELVEIVRYADRSEIPLVVRGNGGSVFGFVFTRGIVIDVNRMKKIQLDPDNWSAVIEPGVTAFELQKAVTQQGYRVNTAEPAATVCANIVCTGLFSTWANAYGVGADHIVDMTFVDRHGTVFRINDKNAPNVFGFEQAVHPPPGICTEARVRMHPVTDDEEGILVPFTSLADALFFARDISRRRIGLAVGILGGHYLSTFISPTESLAEKTRDIFSGILEMTHVVSVIGDKYARNSIKQMVPCVIESNTLKMLMLGLPRLAGSGWTDIVTGLESDRPAYESIFSQEMLPVLEQVLAPSPETLAAAVDEDLREFYTNLYSRPHMTDMVWLTMFRIVSARMSRHKHMFAFLIYAPLDRVDVIQDLIASFADIAETHVIDHDLGFITPMDFGKRGILEYDYYIDHTDRTESEKIQQAMKDIEPMIDKLSAATRGVKFLKYIFSQGCARKENFLYT; translated from the coding sequence GTGACCGGCAATGCAGATGAACTGGTGGAAATCGTCAGGTATGCGGACCGATCTGAAATTCCTTTAGTGGTCCGGGGCAACGGGGGCAGTGTTTTCGGGTTTGTCTTTACCCGGGGTATCGTCATTGATGTGAACCGGATGAAAAAAATCCAGCTGGATCCGGACAACTGGAGCGCTGTTATCGAACCCGGAGTGACCGCCTTTGAACTGCAAAAAGCGGTGACACAGCAGGGATATCGGGTAAATACGGCGGAGCCGGCGGCAACGGTGTGCGCAAACATCGTATGTACGGGATTGTTTTCCACATGGGCCAATGCCTATGGCGTGGGCGCCGACCACATCGTGGATATGACGTTTGTGGACAGGCACGGCACCGTTTTTCGCATCAATGACAAAAATGCGCCCAATGTGTTCGGGTTTGAACAGGCTGTGCATCCGCCTCCGGGCATCTGCACCGAGGCCCGGGTGCGGATGCATCCGGTCACGGATGACGAAGAAGGCATTCTGGTGCCGTTTACCTCTCTTGCCGATGCGCTGTTTTTTGCCCGGGATATCAGCCGCCGCCGCATCGGGCTTGCCGTCGGAATACTGGGCGGACATTACCTGTCCACTTTCATCTCACCCACTGAATCGCTTGCAGAAAAAACCCGGGATATTTTCAGCGGCATTCTCGAGATGACCCACGTGGTATCTGTCATAGGCGACAAATATGCCCGCAACAGTATCAAGCAGATGGTTCCCTGTGTCATAGAAAGCAACACCCTTAAAATGCTCATGCTCGGACTGCCGCGGCTGGCCGGATCCGGATGGACGGATATTGTCACAGGACTGGAAAGTGACCGGCCGGCGTATGAATCTATTTTCAGCCAAGAAATGCTTCCCGTGCTGGAACAAGTGCTTGCCCCGTCTCCTGAAACCCTTGCCGCTGCGGTAGATGAAGACCTCCGGGAGTTTTATACAAACCTTTACAGCCGACCCCACATGACCGACATGGTGTGGCTGACCATGTTCAGAATCGTCAGTGCCCGGATGTCCAGACACAAGCACATGTTCGCCTTTCTTATTTATGCCCCGCTGGACCGGGTGGATGTGATCCAGGACCTTATTGCCTCTTTTGCAGACATTGCCGAAACCCATGTCATCGACCATGACTTAGGATTTATTACCCCCATGGATTTTGGCAAACGCGGGATTCTGGAATACGACTATTACATCGACCACACGGATAGGACTGAATCAGAAAAAATCCAACAGGCCATGAAAGACATCGAACCCATGATTGACAAACTGAGCGCAGCAACCAGGGGGGTAAAATTTCTCAAATATATTTTCTCCCAGGGATGTGCCAGAAAAGAAAATTTTTTGTATACCTGA
- the thyX gene encoding FAD-dependent thymidylate synthase, with the protein MKIIDQSHEIISLPDNLLQVIEAAGRTCYKSEDKITSDSATGFVARMRDRGHHAMIEFGDIIVRFVTNRGVTHELVRHRLCSFAQESTRYVRYDGKMEFIRPCWWDACTPAQQTLWQQAMADAENRYLSLLESGWRPEQAREVLPNSLKTEIVVKGNIREWRHIFTLRCAKKAHPQIRALMGPLLSALKEQLPVVFDDLVF; encoded by the coding sequence ATGAAAATCATCGACCAGAGCCATGAAATTATCAGTCTGCCGGACAACCTGCTTCAGGTCATCGAGGCGGCCGGCCGCACCTGCTATAAATCCGAAGACAAAATCACATCGGATTCGGCCACCGGATTTGTGGCCCGCATGCGGGACCGGGGCCACCATGCCATGATTGAATTCGGCGATATTATTGTCCGGTTTGTCACCAACCGGGGCGTGACCCATGAACTGGTCCGGCACCGGTTGTGTTCCTTTGCCCAGGAATCCACCCGGTATGTGCGGTATGACGGAAAAATGGAGTTCATCCGGCCCTGCTGGTGGGATGCGTGTACACCGGCCCAACAGACCCTCTGGCAGCAGGCCATGGCAGATGCGGAAAACAGGTACCTGTCGCTTCTGGAGAGCGGATGGCGGCCGGAGCAGGCCAGAGAGGTGCTGCCCAATTCATTGAAAACCGAAATCGTGGTCAAAGGCAATATCCGGGAATGGCGGCATATTTTTACGCTGCGGTGTGCCAAAAAAGCGCATCCCCAGATCCGGGCATTGATGGGGCCGCTGTTGTCGGCGTTGAAAGAACAGCTGCCCGTGGTGTTTGACGATCTGGTGTTTTAA
- a CDS encoding sensor histidine kinase, producing the protein MQILNPSRWYLHPVFIFACSIIALATFLVLTVSLYMEIRSALETVIVRFHIDPELIFPSKTGMTILVLSLLITVVLAGILLAFIYYQKTVNLFRLQHNFIYNFTHELKTPVTSLRLYLETFVRHPLKPEDIKRYSKSMLEDINRLTDNINRILNMARIESQNFDSQVTRKSLVEVVDTFCQKNDSLFRECDIRILNPTGGRFEYPVNLFLFEMLLMNIVSNAIKYNLSDRPQLTIVFKPHLQKVTIDFIDNGIGVDRHETKKIFRKFYQSDRENRERVSGSGLGLYLVSSIAKIHGWRVSVFSEGKGCGAKFTITIPRNAIANVREKNIWKRLKKNVFWS; encoded by the coding sequence ATGCAGATTTTAAACCCATCCCGATGGTACCTTCATCCCGTATTTATCTTTGCTTGTTCCATTATCGCTTTGGCCACATTTCTGGTACTGACCGTCAGTTTGTATATGGAAATCCGGTCAGCCCTGGAAACGGTGATCGTCCGGTTTCACATCGATCCGGAGCTGATTTTTCCATCCAAAACCGGGATGACCATCCTGGTGCTCAGTCTGTTGATCACCGTGGTTCTGGCCGGGATTCTGCTGGCGTTCATCTATTATCAGAAGACCGTGAATCTGTTCCGGCTTCAGCACAATTTTATTTATAATTTCACCCATGAACTTAAAACCCCGGTCACTTCTTTACGGCTTTACCTGGAAACATTTGTCCGCCATCCGTTGAAACCCGAAGATATCAAGCGGTACAGCAAAAGTATGCTGGAAGACATCAACCGGCTGACGGACAACATCAACCGGATATTGAACATGGCCCGCATTGAAAGCCAGAATTTTGATTCCCAAGTGACACGGAAAAGTCTGGTGGAAGTGGTGGATACCTTTTGTCAGAAAAATGATTCTTTGTTCAGGGAGTGTGATATACGGATATTGAATCCAACAGGGGGGCGGTTCGAATATCCCGTGAATCTGTTTTTATTTGAAATGCTGCTCATGAATATCGTGTCCAATGCCATTAAATACAATTTATCGGATCGGCCGCAATTGACCATTGTGTTCAAACCCCATCTTCAGAAGGTGACCATTGATTTTATCGACAACGGCATCGGCGTGGACCGGCATGAGACCAAAAAGATTTTCCGCAAGTTCTATCAGTCCGACCGGGAAAACAGGGAGCGCGTGTCCGGATCCGGGCTGGGGTTGTATCTGGTTTCCAGCATTGCTAAAATTCATGGGTGGCGGGTGTCCGTGTTCAGTGAGGGCAAAGGATGTGGTGCGAAATTCACCATTACCATTCCCAGAAACGCCATTGCCAATGTCAGGGAGAAAAATATATGGAAGCGGCTGAAAAAAAACGTGTTCTGGTCATAG